Proteins encoded together in one Synechococcus sp. BL107 window:
- a CDS encoding NAD(P)/FAD-dependent oxidoreductase, giving the protein MAGDHYFLELEPPEERLRHAPHVVIVGGGFAGIQACRALAQSEVRITLIDKRNFNLFQPLLYQVATGLVASGDIATPLRELVGKQPNVQILLGEVTQLIPDEHKIVFNGKTFSYDHLVLATGSGSSFFGQDQWRTFAPPMKILEHAEEIRRRLLMAMEQAEQTPDPEARQFLQTVVVIGSGPSGCEMAGAASRMLRWSLKDAYQQLDPTQTRILLIDPGEKVLRSMPKELSKEALQALQKAGVEFLQQSRVQSMRPGEVVVSTPNGEQCIRAATVIWTAGVRASHLGQALEATTGCSLDRGGRVVVEPDFSIYNHPEIRIAGDLCSYSHTNDGQPLPGMAAPAKQAGSFIGKDIAAVVAGRPRPTFRYLDLGSMAIVDGSSAVADLRGLKFSGLIGVLLWAGVHLGLIHDMQQRVSLATKWVFALITRQRASMLLTGMPSQHIALNAADAHFPMQTGLGPSIASPDAALQAAMEYYSKEISGISITQKTNTQELIDTNGDSAADSAAAIK; this is encoded by the coding sequence ATGGCTGGCGATCACTATTTCTTGGAATTGGAACCGCCTGAAGAGCGGCTTCGCCATGCCCCCCATGTGGTGATTGTTGGTGGCGGATTTGCTGGAATTCAAGCCTGTCGTGCCTTAGCTCAATCAGAGGTGCGGATCACCCTGATCGACAAACGCAACTTCAATTTGTTCCAGCCGTTGCTTTATCAAGTAGCAACGGGATTGGTCGCGAGCGGCGACATCGCAACACCCCTGCGCGAGCTAGTGGGCAAACAACCAAACGTGCAAATCCTGCTCGGCGAAGTCACTCAATTGATCCCCGATGAACACAAGATCGTGTTCAACGGAAAAACGTTCAGCTACGACCATCTCGTGCTCGCAACGGGATCTGGCAGCAGCTTTTTCGGTCAAGACCAATGGCGCACTTTTGCGCCACCCATGAAAATCCTTGAGCACGCCGAAGAAATCCGCAGACGCCTACTCATGGCGATGGAACAAGCGGAGCAGACTCCTGATCCCGAAGCACGGCAATTTCTTCAAACCGTTGTTGTGATCGGCAGTGGTCCGAGCGGCTGCGAGATGGCAGGCGCCGCCTCTCGAATGCTGCGCTGGTCCCTGAAGGATGCCTACCAGCAGCTCGATCCAACCCAAACCCGAATTCTTCTCATTGACCCGGGTGAGAAAGTGCTACGAAGCATGCCTAAGGAGCTCTCCAAGGAAGCCCTGCAAGCACTGCAAAAAGCGGGCGTGGAATTCCTGCAGCAAAGTCGTGTGCAAAGCATGCGCCCAGGGGAAGTGGTGGTGAGCACTCCAAATGGAGAGCAATGCATTCGAGCCGCCACCGTGATCTGGACCGCAGGTGTCCGTGCCTCACACCTAGGACAAGCGTTAGAAGCCACAACCGGTTGCAGCCTGGATCGCGGCGGACGCGTTGTGGTGGAACCTGACTTTTCTATTTATAACCATCCTGAGATTCGCATCGCTGGTGATCTCTGCAGCTACAGCCACACCAACGATGGTCAACCCCTCCCTGGCATGGCAGCACCCGCCAAACAGGCGGGCAGTTTCATCGGCAAAGACATTGCCGCCGTGGTGGCCGGTCGTCCACGCCCGACGTTTCGCTATTTAGATCTAGGGAGCATGGCCATTGTCGATGGGTCGAGCGCCGTTGCCGATTTGCGAGGCCTCAAATTCTCAGGACTGATTGGAGTGCTGCTTTGGGCAGGAGTGCACTTAGGGCTCATCCATGACATGCAGCAACGGGTCTCCCTCGCCACAAAGTGGGTTTTTGCTCTGATCACCCGTCAGCGAGCATCCATGTTGCTGACGGGCATGCCCAGCCAGCACATCGCGCTCAATGCAGCGGACGCCCACTTTCCAATGCAAACCGGTCTTGGGCCATCAATTGCTTCCCCAGATGCGGCTTTGCAAGCAGCCATGGAGTACTACTCCAAGGAAATCTCAGGGATATCGATCACTCAAAAGACGAACACTCAAGAGCTGATCGACACCAATGGGGATTCCGCAGCGGACTCAGCTGCTGCCATCAAGTAA
- a CDS encoding DNA-3-methyladenine glycosylase, whose translation MFIFRGGPVGFGIVNQSDISQALPSSFFSRAAELVGPDLVGCRLVKRQLDGSLLSGVIVETEAYSQDEPACHGYRRRSPQNETLFGEPGRFYVYVSYGIHHCVNVVTDRSDWANGVLLRAIAMPGELERVAAGPGLLARRFGLDRGDDSCPVTGEHDVWLAPRPASLASPVLVTTTRIGISQGQELPWRWYLQLSRSISRRAMGDRQPSLDQAWSPCDEGAL comes from the coding sequence ATGTTTATTTTTAGAGGTGGACCGGTCGGATTCGGCATCGTTAATCAGAGCGACATCTCGCAAGCTCTCCCGTCTTCATTTTTCTCCCGTGCAGCCGAACTGGTCGGACCGGATCTCGTGGGCTGCAGGTTGGTCAAACGGCAGCTGGATGGAAGTTTGTTGTCGGGTGTGATTGTGGAAACGGAGGCGTATTCGCAGGACGAGCCTGCCTGCCACGGCTACCGCCGCCGCTCACCGCAGAACGAAACGCTGTTTGGTGAGCCTGGTCGGTTTTATGTGTATGTGAGCTATGGCATTCATCACTGCGTGAATGTGGTGACGGATCGCTCTGATTGGGCCAATGGTGTTTTGCTTCGGGCGATCGCGATGCCAGGTGAGCTGGAGCGGGTGGCAGCTGGCCCAGGTTTGCTGGCTCGGCGTTTTGGTCTTGATCGGGGAGATGACAGTTGTCCGGTGACGGGCGAACATGACGTGTGGCTGGCACCAAGACCGGCATCCCTCGCTAGCCCAGTGCTTGTGACCACAACGCGAATTGGAATCTCTCAGGGGCAGGAGCTCCCATGGCGTTGGTATTTGCAGCTGAGTCGCAGCATCAGTCGTCGTGCCATGGGGGATCGCCAACCATCGCTTGATCAGGCGTGGTCACCGTGTGATGAGGGGGCGTTATGA
- a CDS encoding aspartate carbamoyltransferase catalytic subunit yields the protein MSGWQHRHILDLASFSRDDFASILELAQRFRSLPVTGVRKLPALQGRLVATLFFEPSTRTRSSFELAAKRLSADVMSFSPSSSSLSKGESVLDTARTYVAMGADVLVVRHRSTSVPQQLAADLDQLGERTVVLNGGDGLHSHPSQGLLDLLTLARHFDAQKPTPQSLDGKKIVIVGDILHSRVARSNLWALTGCGADVVLCGPPSLLPDDFAAFVDAPPPGQSCDPIAQRGKVTIERRLEQALPGADAVMTLRLQKERMTQQLLTSLKRYHRDYGLSHARLQLCGRNVPVLHPGPVNRGVEMTSRLLDDPSMCLVEEQVRNGVPVRMALLYLMAAAESAAESPLVSISS from the coding sequence ATGAGCGGTTGGCAGCACCGCCACATTCTTGATCTTGCTTCCTTTTCTCGGGACGATTTTGCTTCGATCCTTGAACTGGCTCAACGGTTTCGATCCCTTCCGGTAACAGGCGTTCGCAAGTTGCCGGCGCTGCAGGGACGTCTTGTGGCCACGCTGTTTTTTGAACCCAGCACCCGCACGCGGAGCAGTTTTGAGTTGGCGGCAAAGCGGCTTTCAGCCGATGTGATGAGTTTTTCTCCCTCCAGCAGTTCGCTGAGTAAGGGAGAAAGCGTTTTGGATACCGCCCGCACTTACGTCGCTATGGGCGCGGATGTGCTGGTGGTTCGTCATCGCTCCACATCCGTTCCTCAGCAACTCGCCGCTGATTTAGATCAGCTGGGGGAGCGCACCGTGGTGCTGAATGGAGGAGATGGTCTTCATAGCCATCCAAGTCAGGGTTTGTTGGATCTTCTAACCCTGGCCCGTCACTTCGATGCCCAGAAGCCAACGCCTCAATCTTTAGACGGTAAAAAAATCGTGATTGTCGGCGACATCCTGCATTCCCGTGTGGCCCGCTCCAATCTCTGGGCACTGACTGGATGTGGCGCGGATGTGGTGCTGTGTGGACCACCGAGTTTGTTGCCAGATGACTTTGCTGCGTTTGTGGATGCCCCACCGCCCGGGCAGTCCTGCGATCCCATTGCGCAGCGCGGCAAGGTCACCATTGAACGCCGTCTTGAACAAGCGTTGCCGGGTGCCGATGCCGTGATGACACTCCGACTGCAGAAGGAACGCATGACACAGCAGTTGTTGACCAGCCTTAAGCGCTATCACCGGGACTATGGGTTGAGCCATGCGCGCCTTCAGTTGTGTGGACGGAACGTTCCCGTCCTTCATCCTGGGCCTGTCAACCGTGGCGTGGAGATGACGAGCCGCTTGTTGGATGACCCATCCATGTGCCTTGTGGAAGAGCAAGTCAGGAACGGGGTTCCTGTTCGCATGGCGCTGCTTTACTTGATGGCAGCAGCTGAGTCCGCTGCGGAATCCCCATTGGTGTCGATCAGCTCTTGA
- a CDS encoding DUF2555 domain-containing protein — protein MVTPEQLEAFDDATTAELARRLEEDDYRTPFDSLTDWHLLRALAIHRPELTLPYHHLVDQEPFDED, from the coding sequence ATGGTTACGCCGGAACAGCTCGAAGCATTTGATGACGCCACGACGGCGGAGCTGGCTCGGCGTCTTGAAGAAGACGATTACCGCACTCCCTTCGACAGCCTTACGGATTGGCATCTGTTGCGAGCCCTGGCCATTCATCGGCCTGAGTTGACCCTTCCGTATCACCATCTTGTGGATCAGGAACCTTTCGATGAGGACTGA
- the sat gene encoding sulfate adenylyltransferase has translation MTASASASAQRSGVIAPYGGTLVDLMVPSAEHAALKASATKTLECSDRNACDVELLVVGGFSPLRGFMHQEDYNAVVSGHRTSAGHLFGLPIVMDTDRDDVVVGDKLLLTYKGQELALLEVEDKWEPNKVAEAQGCYGTTSLEHPAVRMIAMERKCFYLGGTLKGLELPSRVFPCKTPAEVRSDLPHGEDVVAFQCRNPIHRAHYELFTRALHAQNVSANAVVLVHPTCGPTQQDDIPGSVRFETYERLAAEVNNERIRWAYLPYAMHMAGPREALQHMIIRRNYGCTHFIIGRDMAGCKSSLSGDDFYGPYDAQNFAKECAPELTMETVPSLNLVYTQEEGYVTAEHAEARGLHVKKLSGTQFRKMLRGGEEIPEWFAFKSVVEVLRSS, from the coding sequence ATGACCGCCAGTGCTTCTGCCTCAGCCCAGAGATCCGGAGTGATTGCTCCCTATGGCGGCACGCTGGTGGATCTAATGGTGCCAAGCGCTGAGCATGCTGCGCTCAAGGCATCTGCAACCAAAACGCTGGAATGCTCCGACCGCAACGCCTGTGATGTGGAGTTGCTGGTGGTTGGCGGGTTCTCCCCCCTTCGCGGCTTCATGCACCAGGAGGACTACAACGCTGTGGTCTCTGGTCATCGCACCTCAGCAGGCCATCTCTTCGGTTTACCAATCGTGATGGACACCGATCGCGACGATGTGGTGGTGGGAGACAAACTTTTGCTGACCTACAAGGGGCAAGAGCTTGCTCTCCTCGAGGTTGAGGACAAGTGGGAACCCAACAAAGTGGCTGAGGCCCAGGGGTGTTACGGCACGACATCGCTTGAACACCCCGCTGTGCGCATGATCGCGATGGAGCGCAAATGCTTCTACTTAGGCGGCACGCTGAAGGGCTTAGAGCTGCCAAGTCGGGTGTTCCCTTGCAAAACCCCGGCTGAAGTTCGTTCTGATTTGCCCCATGGGGAAGACGTGGTGGCCTTCCAATGCCGCAACCCCATTCATCGCGCGCATTATGAACTGTTTACCCGGGCTTTACATGCCCAAAATGTGAGCGCAAACGCCGTGGTGTTAGTGCATCCCACCTGTGGACCAACCCAGCAGGACGACATTCCAGGTTCGGTGCGTTTTGAGACCTACGAACGCTTGGCTGCCGAAGTCAACAACGAGCGGATTCGGTGGGCTTATCTCCCCTATGCCATGCACATGGCAGGTCCTCGGGAAGCCCTCCAGCACATGATTATTCGCCGGAATTATGGATGTACCCACTTCATCATTGGGCGTGACATGGCGGGCTGTAAATCATCTCTGAGCGGCGATGATTTTTACGGCCCCTATGACGCCCAGAACTTTGCGAAGGAGTGTGCGCCAGAGCTCACCATGGAGACTGTGCCATCTCTCAACCTCGTATACACGCAGGAGGAGGGCTATGTCACCGCTGAACATGCTGAAGCGCGTGGTCTCCATGTGAAGAAGCTCAGCGGCACCCAGTTCCGAAAAATGCTGCGTGGTGGTGAGGAAATCCCCGAGTGGTTTGCCTTCAAGAGTGTCGTTGAGGTGCTCCGTTCCTCATGA
- a CDS encoding photosystem II manganese-stabilizing polypeptide, which translates to MRIRSLLAVVLALCLTFFTTACSGGNDANRGESNVTYDDIRNTGKANDCPTIGDAARGSIPLTAGQKYELRGICMHPVQVYAKEEPKNIRQQAEFVEGKILTRYTSSLDEVYGDLTVTESGLQFQEKGGIDFQPITVLVPGGEEFPFSFSSKSLSATADGSAITTSTDFEGTYRTPSYRTSNFIDPKGRALTTGVQYAQGLIALGGDEKDLEKDNNKRYIDGVGTMSMSITKVDPETGEFAGVFTAIQPSDSDMGGREVVDIKVVGELYGRLEEA; encoded by the coding sequence ATGCGCATTCGTTCCCTGCTGGCCGTAGTGCTGGCCTTATGCCTCACCTTTTTCACTACGGCTTGCAGCGGTGGCAATGATGCAAACCGTGGCGAGTCCAACGTCACCTACGACGACATTCGCAACACTGGTAAAGCCAATGATTGCCCCACAATCGGCGACGCCGCCCGTGGTTCCATCCCACTGACCGCCGGTCAGAAGTATGAGCTTCGCGGGATTTGCATGCATCCCGTACAGGTGTATGCCAAGGAGGAGCCCAAGAACATTCGCCAGCAGGCTGAATTTGTTGAGGGCAAAATTCTTACCCGTTACACCTCAAGCCTCGATGAGGTGTATGGCGATCTAACGGTCACCGAATCTGGCCTTCAGTTCCAGGAAAAAGGCGGGATCGACTTCCAGCCCATCACGGTTCTTGTTCCCGGCGGTGAAGAATTTCCGTTCTCGTTCTCCAGTAAGTCTTTGAGTGCCACTGCTGATGGTTCAGCGATCACAACCAGCACGGATTTCGAAGGCACCTATCGAACTCCGAGCTACCGCACGAGCAACTTCATTGATCCCAAGGGGCGTGCACTCACCACCGGCGTTCAGTACGCCCAAGGTTTGATTGCCCTCGGCGGCGACGAGAAAGATCTCGAGAAAGACAACAACAAGCGCTACATCGATGGGGTTGGCACGATGAGCATGTCGATCACCAAGGTGGATCCCGAAACCGGTGAGTTCGCAGGTGTCTTTACAGCGATTCAGCCCTCCGACTCCGACATGGGTGGCCGTGAGGTTGTTGATATCAAAGTGGTTGGCGAACTTTATGGCCGCTTAGAAGAAGCTTGA
- a CDS encoding queuosine precursor transporter has product MPASTDHASRQLQARRDSTFLVLAGLFLGTLGMLNILGLTRFLQLGHIGAWPIVVAIGALPYPITFLCTDLISELWGEEKANQLVWVGLLLNGWVVLILWLGGLLPGLPGSDDSTFRTIQELSFGAIGASMAAYLTAQFIDVRLFHFWKQLTNGKALWLRNNGSTLVSQLVDTTAVVLISHYGAHVLPIDPESPLVPQLGSFIVGGYLFKVLAALADTLPFIWLTGWLRRWLDIPGDGVELLTPSINDRQVTTEAN; this is encoded by the coding sequence ATGCCCGCCTCAACCGATCACGCGTCCAGACAACTGCAAGCCCGGCGGGACAGCACGTTTTTAGTGCTAGCCGGACTGTTCTTAGGAACGCTAGGGATGCTGAACATCCTGGGACTCACGCGCTTCCTCCAACTCGGGCACATCGGTGCCTGGCCAATCGTGGTAGCCATTGGTGCACTCCCATACCCAATCACGTTTCTCTGCACAGACCTGATCAGTGAGTTGTGGGGAGAAGAGAAAGCCAACCAGTTGGTGTGGGTGGGGTTACTGCTCAATGGCTGGGTGGTGCTCATCCTCTGGCTTGGAGGCCTATTACCGGGTTTACCAGGCAGCGACGACAGCACCTTCCGCACCATCCAAGAACTCAGCTTTGGCGCGATCGGGGCTTCCATGGCGGCATACCTGACGGCCCAATTTATTGATGTGCGCCTGTTTCATTTTTGGAAGCAGCTCACGAACGGCAAAGCACTTTGGCTCCGCAACAACGGCTCCACCCTGGTGAGTCAACTCGTCGATACAACAGCCGTGGTGTTGATCAGCCATTACGGAGCCCATGTTCTGCCCATCGATCCGGAGAGTCCACTCGTTCCGCAACTCGGCAGCTTCATCGTGGGCGGATATTTGTTCAAAGTATTGGCTGCCCTGGCCGATACGTTGCCCTTCATCTGGCTCACGGGCTGGCTGCGTCGATGGCTCGATATCCCTGGAGACGGAGTGGAGCTACTAACGCCCTCCATCAATGATCGGCAAGTCACCACGGAAGCGAACTGA
- the coaBC gene encoding bifunctional phosphopantothenoylcysteine decarboxylase/phosphopantothenate--cysteine ligase CoaBC, translated as MPGPLVGRHVLVAASGSIAAVKTPLLVSALVKAGAVVRCLVTPSAERLVSAVALASLSRHHCYCDGDQWDPSRSRPLHIELAEWADLVVVAPMSASTLSRWSQGSGEGLLASVLLATEVPVLVAPAMNTAMWHHPAVQQNWRVVQSFPGVVPLLPASGLLACDRRGDGRMADPMLIELAAAALFSRSEEGAIADRDWEGKHLMVSAGATHEPIDQARVLTNRSTGHMGVLLAQVARLRGATVQLVHGPISVPEPWCEGIECIPVTTADEMQRVLSDRQPSLDAIAMVAAVADLRRAERLETKVSKQQLPELLASGWSQVPDLLAALSKHRPRGQTLLGFAALAGEDAALIAQGKAKLDAKGCDLLMVNPIDRLGQGFGDQANGGWLLGHDWTHEMPLMSKLTMAHQLLDAMYQSHIAAAAAADGRNESW; from the coding sequence ATGCCTGGTCCGTTGGTTGGGCGCCATGTGCTCGTGGCAGCTAGCGGCAGCATTGCTGCGGTGAAAACACCGTTATTAGTGAGTGCTCTGGTGAAAGCTGGAGCTGTGGTGCGCTGTTTGGTCACCCCCAGTGCTGAACGCTTAGTGAGCGCAGTGGCCCTCGCAAGCTTGAGCCGCCATCACTGTTACTGCGATGGCGATCAGTGGGATCCGTCGAGAAGCCGACCACTGCACATTGAATTGGCTGAATGGGCCGACTTAGTCGTTGTCGCTCCGATGAGTGCCAGCACGCTGAGCCGTTGGTCACAAGGATCAGGAGAAGGATTATTGGCCAGCGTGCTTCTGGCAACTGAGGTGCCTGTTTTGGTTGCCCCAGCGATGAATACGGCCATGTGGCATCACCCCGCTGTTCAGCAAAATTGGCGAGTCGTTCAGTCTTTCCCGGGGGTTGTTCCCCTTCTCCCTGCGTCTGGGTTGCTGGCTTGCGATCGCCGCGGTGATGGCCGAATGGCGGATCCAATGTTGATCGAGTTGGCAGCGGCAGCCTTGTTCAGTCGGAGCGAGGAGGGTGCCATTGCTGATCGTGATTGGGAGGGCAAACATTTAATGGTCTCTGCCGGGGCCACCCATGAGCCCATTGATCAAGCCAGGGTTCTCACCAATCGAAGTACGGGGCATATGGGGGTCTTGCTGGCCCAGGTTGCGCGTTTGCGCGGAGCCACTGTTCAACTGGTGCATGGACCGATATCCGTCCCAGAGCCATGGTGTGAGGGGATTGAGTGCATCCCTGTCACCACTGCTGATGAAATGCAGCGCGTCTTGAGCGATCGACAACCATCGCTGGATGCAATAGCGATGGTGGCTGCTGTAGCTGATCTGCGCCGTGCGGAGCGTTTAGAAACCAAAGTTTCGAAACAGCAGTTGCCCGAATTGCTGGCCTCGGGCTGGAGTCAGGTTCCAGACTTGTTGGCGGCGCTTTCGAAGCATCGCCCTCGCGGACAAACCCTGCTTGGTTTTGCTGCGTTGGCAGGCGAGGACGCAGCCCTGATTGCCCAAGGCAAGGCCAAGCTTGATGCGAAGGGGTGTGATTTGTTGATGGTGAATCCCATTGATCGCCTCGGCCAGGGCTTTGGTGACCAGGCCAACGGTGGTTGGTTATTAGGTCATGACTGGACGCATGAAATGCCATTGATGTCCAAATTGACGATGGCCCATCAGCTGCTCGATGCGATGTATCAGTCCCATATCGCCGCGGCGGCTGCGGCCGATGGTCGTAACGAGAGCTGGTAA
- a CDS encoding DUF565 domain-containing protein, translated as MRRLQSTRLQSQWGEAINRLELWTQNPWRRLSLLAIALLSGFLLGSAVTSVAGVLSQMDPVASLIVVLGTEFTLRRVRRSGGSWTLPEQLLDLSRIGFLYGLFLEAFKLI; from the coding sequence TTGCGACGACTCCAATCCACTCGCCTGCAATCCCAATGGGGCGAAGCAATCAATCGTCTTGAGCTTTGGACCCAAAATCCATGGAGAAGGTTGTCGCTTCTCGCCATTGCCCTCCTCAGTGGCTTTTTGTTGGGTAGTGCTGTGACCTCCGTCGCGGGTGTTCTCTCCCAAATGGATCCCGTGGCCTCGCTCATTGTGGTTCTTGGAACCGAATTCACTCTGCGTCGCGTTCGCAGGTCGGGAGGCTCATGGACGCTCCCGGAACAACTGCTAGACCTCAGCCGAATCGGCTTTCTATATGGGCTCTTTCTTGAGGCGTTCAAGCTGATTTAA